From the genome of Phytohabitans rumicis, one region includes:
- a CDS encoding helix-turn-helix transcriptional regulator, translating into MVSRSVLDIQYVDRNGAASQRLVEPVALLGGGRLWYLVGWCRLRGDEREFRLDRMRHAATTAEIAPSRSIGPDRLRLPHLPVAPLDFLRNADRMLSAVPLTMDA; encoded by the coding sequence GTGGTCAGCCGGTCGGTCCTCGACATCCAGTACGTCGACCGGAACGGCGCCGCCTCCCAGCGGCTGGTGGAGCCGGTGGCGCTGCTCGGCGGCGGCCGGCTGTGGTACCTGGTGGGCTGGTGCCGGCTGCGTGGCGATGAGCGGGAGTTTCGGCTGGACCGCATGCGGCACGCCGCGACGACGGCCGAGATCGCCCCGTCTCGGTCGATCGGTCCGGACCGGTTGCGCCTGCCCCACCTGCCGGTCGCGCCGCTCGACTTTCTGCGAAACGCGGACAGGATGCTGTCCGCGGTGCCCCTGACGATGGACGCATGA
- a CDS encoding DUF4142 domain-containing protein: protein MVARAALAGLVIAVLGLPAPALAQPAAPAQLGAADLALLNGVRLAGLWEMPAGQMAAERGSLARVRQVGAEIASQHAELDQLVVDAANTLGVQLPTEPNADQKKWLNEMRSASSDREFDRIFVDRLRAAHGKIFPVIGAVRSGTRNEVVRKLAQDSNGFVMNHMTLLESTGLVRYAELPPAALPGDQPKIDSLQEAALARTAAGSGFSPTAIWLVVLVALLFGAVATYRLVRPR, encoded by the coding sequence ATGGTTGCGCGCGCCGCCCTCGCCGGCCTCGTCATCGCGGTCCTCGGGTTGCCAGCCCCCGCGCTTGCCCAGCCGGCGGCCCCCGCGCAGCTAGGCGCGGCCGACCTCGCGCTGCTCAACGGCGTACGCCTGGCCGGCCTGTGGGAGATGCCCGCGGGTCAGATGGCCGCCGAGCGGGGCAGTCTGGCGCGGGTGCGGCAGGTGGGCGCGGAGATCGCCAGCCAGCACGCCGAGCTCGACCAACTCGTTGTGGACGCGGCGAATACGCTCGGCGTCCAGCTCCCGACCGAGCCCAACGCCGACCAGAAAAAGTGGCTGAACGAGATGCGGAGCGCGTCGTCCGACCGCGAGTTCGACCGCATCTTCGTGGACCGCCTCCGGGCCGCGCACGGCAAGATATTTCCGGTCATCGGCGCGGTCCGGTCCGGCACCCGCAACGAGGTCGTGCGCAAGCTCGCCCAGGACTCCAACGGCTTCGTGATGAACCACATGACGCTGCTGGAGAGCACCGGCCTGGTCCGGTACGCCGAACTGCCCCCGGCCGCACTCCCGGGCGACCAGCCGAAGATCGACTCGCTCCAGGAAGCGGCGCTGGCCCGGACCGCCGCGGGCAGCGGCTTCAGCCCGACGGCGATCTGGCTGGTCGTCCTCGTCGCCCTGCTCTTCGGCGCCGTAGCCACCTACCGCCTCGTCCGCCCCCGCTAA
- a CDS encoding MmcQ/YjbR family DNA-binding protein — protein sequence MTGPGDVPPEILDRLRPVCLGLPEAYEELAWVGVRWRIRKRTFAHVLTADPDHQVAYARAAATDEPVCVLTFRSPGDEIDGLVTGGFPFFKPGWGADVVGLVLDGDIDWDEVAELLTESYCVLAPKRLAAQVDRPPG from the coding sequence ATGACCGGTCCTGGTGATGTCCCGCCCGAGATCCTCGACCGGCTCCGGCCGGTCTGCCTCGGCCTCCCGGAGGCGTACGAGGAGCTGGCCTGGGTCGGTGTCCGCTGGCGGATTCGCAAGCGGACGTTCGCCCACGTGCTCACCGCCGACCCCGACCATCAGGTGGCGTACGCGCGGGCCGCCGCGACCGACGAGCCGGTCTGCGTGCTGACGTTCAGGTCTCCCGGTGACGAGATCGACGGGCTGGTCACCGGCGGCTTCCCGTTCTTCAAGCCGGGCTGGGGCGCCGACGTGGTCGGCCTGGTGCTCGACGGCGACATCGACTGGGACGAGGTCGCCGAGCTGCTCACCGAGAGCTATTGCGTCCTCGCCCCGAAGCGGCTCGCCGCCCAGGTCGACCGCCCGCCGGGCTGA
- a CDS encoding App1 family protein: MAAVSEVLHRAARIEDAVHEVVEGWLRKRGWSATVVPYTGYGAPGWVRVMGRIMVRRPGKVPSSLGKVRGWRRFATVSAKDAPFVVEVDGHRHEARADRGGVIDTVVKADLAPGWASVRISAEGGEPVEAPVRIVDPSVRFGIVSDIDDTVMVTHLPRPLLAGWNTFVLDEHARAAVPGMAVLYERLVNANPGTPVFYLSTGAWNVAPALTRFLSRHLYPAGPLLLTDWGPQKDRIFRSGRQHKLAALDRLVTELPGVRWLLVGDDGQHDPEIYAQFAAKHPDRVAAVAIRHLSPTQTVLAGGLPLPGGREPVASDQSGQRWLSAPDGAGLWQLLAGADLTQTGGGLV, translated from the coding sequence CTGGCAGCCGTGTCGGAGGTGCTGCACCGCGCGGCCCGGATCGAGGACGCCGTGCACGAGGTGGTCGAGGGCTGGCTTCGCAAGCGGGGCTGGTCGGCCACCGTCGTGCCCTACACCGGGTACGGGGCGCCGGGCTGGGTACGGGTCATGGGGCGGATCATGGTGCGCCGCCCGGGGAAGGTGCCGAGCAGCCTCGGCAAGGTCCGCGGCTGGCGCCGCTTCGCCACCGTGTCGGCGAAGGACGCGCCGTTCGTCGTGGAGGTCGACGGGCACCGCCACGAGGCGCGCGCCGACCGGGGCGGGGTCATCGACACCGTGGTCAAGGCGGATCTGGCCCCCGGGTGGGCGTCGGTCCGGATCAGCGCCGAAGGCGGCGAGCCGGTCGAGGCGCCGGTGCGGATCGTCGACCCGTCGGTCCGGTTCGGGATCGTCTCCGACATCGACGACACGGTCATGGTCACCCACCTGCCCCGACCGTTGCTCGCCGGGTGGAACACGTTCGTCCTCGACGAGCACGCCCGAGCGGCCGTGCCCGGCATGGCGGTGCTCTACGAGCGCCTGGTGAACGCCAACCCCGGCACCCCCGTCTTCTACCTGTCCACCGGCGCCTGGAACGTGGCGCCCGCGCTGACCCGCTTCCTGTCGCGGCATCTCTACCCGGCCGGCCCGCTGCTGCTCACCGACTGGGGTCCGCAGAAGGACCGGATCTTCCGCAGCGGCCGGCAGCACAAGCTCGCCGCGCTCGACCGCCTCGTCACCGAGCTGCCCGGCGTCCGCTGGCTGCTCGTCGGCGACGACGGCCAGCACGACCCGGAGATCTACGCGCAGTTCGCCGCGAAGCACCCGGACCGCGTGGCCGCGGTCGCCATCCGCCACCTGTCGCCCACCCAGACGGTGCTGGCCGGCGGGCTGCCCCTGCCCGGCGGCCGCGAGCCCGTGGCGTCCGACCAGTCGGGCCAGCGCTGGCTCTCCGCTCCCGACGGCGCCGGCCTGTGGCAGCTCCTCGCCGGCGCCGACCTGACTCAGACCGGCGGCGGGCTGGTGTAG
- a CDS encoding alpha-amylase family glycosyl hydrolase: protein MSVRRAFAAFVIVLLAAGLIPGSPAAADGGGLPGLHSLRSPVTDESFYFVMADRFANGDTGNDQGGLGSDPLVSGFDPTRKGFYNGGDLKGLLSRIDYIRGLGTTSIWLTPSFKNKAVQLEDGPSAGYHGYWITDFTQIDPHLGSNQDLRALIDAAHTRGMKVYFDIITNHTADVIGYAQGARRGYVSKDAVPYRTAAGAPFDDRDYAGTPSFPPLSPTVSFPYTPVLDPAEQQLKVPAWLNDMNLYHNRGDTTFVGENSYYGDFFGLDDLFTEHPRVVAGMIEIYKAWIRDFGVDGFRIDTMKHVNDEFWQRFGPEVLDFAHRQGKSEFFMFGEVFDTTKAFTSHFTTADKMQAVLDFPFQDAARGFASRGQPAGQLTTFFAGDDWYTDADSNAYQLPTFLGNHDMGRIGHFVSADNPGAGDAEWLARDRLAHELMYFSRGLPVIYYGDEQGFTGPGGDQNARQTMFASQVPDYLDDDLVGTDATHAQDNFVPGHPLYQSITGLAALTRAHPALRDGAQQHRYASDGPGIYAFSRLDRRDQREYVVALNNSEQPQTAAIPTYGRKQGFQRLYGSGPAHPKSTADGALTLTVPPLSAVVYAATGRVPASKAAPAVSLSAPVPADGARGRMHVTANVAGSSFYEVAFYAQVAGGRWRPVGTDDNAPYQVFHDVSGLPAGTPLRYRAVVLDNRGHTATSTPRPATVPAPLVTIEVPAEGSRVRGTVEVRAVVDPERATHAVSFERRIAGGAWSFIGSDSTSPAYTVFDELPADLAAETAVEYRATLSEPDGTTATSAVRRVRAAGPQATHATLHYFRPAGDYGDQDGGWGLHMWGDAVDPAVLGQIAWDNPWPWTRIEGGWAEYEIPLATDAQPVNFIMHLPSGDSVPATREPGGDRSFLPIDSPDVWIVQGDPTVYTSPPPV, encoded by the coding sequence ATGTCTGTCCGCCGCGCTTTCGCCGCCTTTGTCATCGTCCTCCTCGCCGCCGGTCTCATCCCGGGCTCGCCCGCGGCCGCCGACGGCGGTGGCCTGCCGGGGCTGCACTCCTTACGCTCGCCGGTGACCGACGAGTCGTTCTACTTCGTGATGGCCGACCGGTTCGCCAACGGCGACACCGGCAACGACCAGGGCGGCCTCGGCTCGGACCCGCTGGTGTCGGGCTTCGATCCGACCCGGAAGGGCTTCTACAACGGCGGCGACCTCAAGGGCCTGCTGTCCCGGATCGACTACATCCGCGGCCTCGGCACCACGTCGATCTGGTTGACGCCGAGCTTCAAGAACAAGGCCGTCCAGCTCGAGGACGGCCCGTCGGCCGGCTACCACGGCTACTGGATCACCGACTTCACGCAGATCGACCCGCACCTCGGCAGCAACCAGGACCTGCGGGCGCTGATCGACGCCGCGCATACGCGCGGCATGAAGGTCTACTTCGACATCATCACCAACCACACCGCGGACGTGATCGGGTACGCCCAGGGCGCCCGCCGCGGGTACGTGTCCAAGGACGCCGTCCCGTACCGGACCGCGGCCGGGGCGCCGTTCGACGACCGGGACTACGCGGGTACGCCGTCCTTCCCGCCGCTGAGCCCGACCGTCTCGTTCCCGTACACGCCGGTGCTGGACCCGGCCGAGCAGCAGCTCAAGGTCCCGGCGTGGCTCAACGACATGAACCTGTACCACAACCGCGGTGACACCACGTTCGTCGGCGAGAACTCCTACTACGGCGACTTCTTCGGCCTCGACGACCTCTTCACCGAGCACCCGCGGGTGGTCGCCGGGATGATCGAGATCTACAAGGCGTGGATCCGCGACTTCGGCGTCGACGGCTTCCGCATCGACACGATGAAGCACGTCAACGACGAGTTCTGGCAGCGGTTCGGCCCCGAGGTGCTCGACTTCGCCCACCGCCAGGGCAAGTCCGAGTTCTTCATGTTCGGCGAGGTCTTCGACACCACCAAGGCGTTCACGTCGCACTTCACCACCGCCGACAAGATGCAGGCCGTCCTGGACTTCCCGTTCCAGGACGCGGCCCGCGGCTTCGCCTCCCGTGGCCAGCCGGCCGGCCAGCTCACCACGTTCTTCGCGGGCGACGACTGGTACACCGACGCGGACTCCAACGCGTACCAGTTGCCGACGTTCCTCGGAAACCACGACATGGGGCGCATCGGGCACTTCGTCAGCGCGGACAACCCGGGTGCCGGCGACGCCGAGTGGCTGGCCCGGGACCGCCTCGCCCACGAGCTGATGTACTTCTCGCGCGGCCTGCCGGTCATCTACTACGGCGACGAGCAGGGCTTCACCGGCCCCGGCGGCGACCAGAACGCCCGGCAGACGATGTTCGCCAGCCAGGTCCCCGACTACCTCGACGATGACCTGGTCGGCACCGACGCCACGCACGCGCAGGACAACTTCGTGCCGGGCCACCCGCTCTACCAGAGCATCACCGGCCTCGCCGCGCTCACCCGCGCGCATCCGGCGCTGCGCGACGGCGCCCAGCAGCACCGGTACGCCTCGGACGGGCCGGGGATCTACGCGTTCTCCCGGCTGGATCGGCGCGACCAGCGCGAGTACGTCGTGGCGCTGAACAACAGCGAGCAGCCACAGACCGCGGCCATCCCGACGTACGGGCGCAAGCAGGGCTTCCAGCGCCTCTACGGCAGCGGCCCGGCCCACCCGAAGTCCACTGCGGACGGTGCGCTCACGCTGACCGTCCCGCCGCTGTCCGCGGTCGTGTACGCCGCGACCGGTCGCGTCCCCGCCTCGAAGGCCGCGCCGGCGGTCAGCCTGTCCGCGCCGGTGCCCGCCGACGGGGCCCGCGGGCGGATGCACGTGACGGCGAACGTGGCCGGCTCCTCCTTCTACGAGGTCGCGTTCTACGCCCAGGTCGCGGGCGGCCGGTGGCGCCCGGTCGGCACCGACGACAACGCGCCGTACCAGGTGTTTCACGACGTGAGCGGCCTACCCGCCGGCACGCCGCTGCGCTACCGGGCGGTGGTGCTGGACAACCGCGGGCACACCGCGACGAGCACGCCCCGGCCGGCCACCGTCCCGGCGCCGCTGGTCACCATCGAGGTGCCGGCCGAGGGCAGCCGGGTGCGCGGCACGGTCGAGGTGCGCGCGGTCGTCGACCCCGAACGGGCCACCCATGCCGTCTCGTTCGAGCGGCGGATCGCGGGCGGCGCCTGGTCATTCATCGGAAGCGATTCGACGTCTCCGGCGTACACCGTGTTTGACGAACTGCCCGCGGACCTGGCGGCGGAGACGGCGGTCGAGTATCGCGCGACCCTGTCCGAACCCGACGGCACCACCGCGACCAGCGCGGTCCGTCGCGTCCGCGCGGCGGGGCCGCAGGCCACGCACGCGACGCTGCACTACTTCCGGCCCGCCGGCGACTACGGCGACCAGGACGGCGGCTGGGGTCTGCACATGTGGGGCGACGCGGTCGACCCGGCCGTGCTCGGCCAGATCGCCTGGGACAACCCGTGGCCGTGGACCCGGATCGAGGGCGGCTGGGCCGAGTACGAGATACCGCTCGCCACGGACGCCCAGCCGGTGAACTTCATCATGCACCTGCCGTCCGGCGACTCGGTCCCGGCGACCCGGGAGCCGGGCGGTGACCGGTCGTTCCTGCCGATCGACAGCCCGGACGTGTGGATCGTCCAGGGCGACCCGACCGTCTACACCAGCCCGCCGCCGGTCTGA
- a CDS encoding MarR family transcriptional regulator, with translation MSGSMVRGRKASTEAAAVIDGLLGVSRVLVGLTARSLGELDADVTLVQTRALVLLASRGPQRTVDLAVELNVAPSTVTRMCDRLVRKGWWSAIGAATTAARPGWSCPRPAATWSAS, from the coding sequence ATGTCAGGCTCGATGGTGCGTGGTCGCAAGGCATCGACCGAGGCGGCCGCGGTCATCGACGGACTACTCGGGGTGAGTCGCGTGCTGGTCGGGTTGACCGCGCGGTCCCTGGGCGAGCTCGACGCCGACGTGACGCTGGTCCAGACGCGGGCGCTGGTCCTGCTGGCTTCCCGCGGTCCGCAGCGCACCGTTGACCTGGCTGTGGAGCTCAATGTGGCGCCGTCCACTGTGACCCGGATGTGCGACCGGCTGGTCCGCAAGGGCTGGTGGAGCGCTATCGGCGCGGCGACGACCGCCGCGCGACCTGGGTGGTCCTGTCCGAGGCCGGCCGCGACCTGGTCGGCGAGCTGA
- a CDS encoding AfsR/SARP family transcriptional regulator produces MRFGILGPLRVCTDAGAEVMLRSRHERAVLGMLLVHPGQVVTLDRLVEALWPDRRPASYASNLQTYVSRLRERLPGVTIEHHGGYRIRVDAQQLDVLVFRREVAAGRAALAAGDATSAVAHFRRGLGQWRGRPFADLVVAALEPHVTEWEVERLAAVEDCVDAELATGERLTDVLAELHRLVAEHPLRERLHGQLMVALSLAGRRADALAVYQNARELLVAELGIEPGAQLRQLHQSVLRGEDPAVARPRSAAPAWSAVCQLPPTQPGFVGREELLDRLAVLLAPGAAVPVVALSGQPGVGKSALAVVLGHRTRAAFPDGQLYVHLAGASAAPRDPGAVLADLLRSLGTPESAIPQGVPALSAAYRARVADRRVLLVLDDAGDPAQVRPLIPGTPGSAVLVTSRRRLSGLIDARHVPVAPLTEAEAGALLAHVVGADRVADERVSAGRIATACGNLPLALRIAGTRLASRPWRLRTLADRLDDERQRLTELAAGDQQVRAALALSVRALSPAARDAFGLLGVPGPTTFAAWAVAALVGRSDVDAILDELVEASLLEPVSSELGELRYRLHDLLRIYADELAAEAEAARRAARRRLLDATVVRAGHAAGHLPRTLTWYRSSGTDPAGGDWLAAELDFLTGAVTMAHAAGADQEAVDVAERLAPFLWTQGRWSELRAVQRVVRRAAERIGDERATARAEFLAGVLSLVCGDMADAAKSFAHSRAAFERLGDRHGLACVLSDQAVLYGYQNRFEESAAAAGRAVELFRSAADPVAAVLASPALSAALRGLGRLDDALAVDRTAVAEARRQVAAEIVVARALNSLAVTRLLRGEPRLAYTAAAESADRLRGVGDRYVLLAALRHLASAAAGLGRRREAVRLLQESHDLAVQLGDRLWATGLERDLAVSWIGDGRAEAAVPVLRRCLQTYDDMDIRSAKSATLDMLARAYDALGDRAAARDARRGADVLADDRDARTPALSKIILRLAESVGARG; encoded by the coding sequence GTGAGGTTCGGCATCCTCGGACCGTTGCGGGTGTGCACCGACGCGGGTGCCGAAGTCATGCTGCGCAGCCGGCACGAGCGTGCGGTGCTCGGCATGCTGCTGGTGCACCCCGGCCAGGTGGTCACCTTGGACCGTCTCGTGGAGGCGCTGTGGCCGGACCGGCGGCCGGCGTCGTACGCGTCGAACCTCCAGACGTACGTGTCCCGGCTGCGGGAGCGGCTACCCGGCGTCACGATCGAGCATCACGGCGGGTACCGGATCCGCGTCGACGCCCAACAGTTGGACGTTCTTGTGTTCCGGCGGGAGGTAGCGGCCGGGCGGGCGGCGCTCGCGGCCGGTGACGCCACCTCGGCGGTGGCCCACTTCCGGCGCGGGCTGGGTCAGTGGCGCGGCCGGCCGTTCGCCGACCTCGTGGTGGCGGCCCTGGAGCCCCACGTCACGGAGTGGGAAGTGGAGCGGCTCGCCGCGGTCGAGGACTGTGTCGACGCTGAGCTGGCCACCGGGGAGCGGCTCACCGACGTACTCGCGGAACTGCATCGCCTGGTGGCCGAGCATCCGCTGCGAGAGCGCCTGCACGGGCAGCTGATGGTGGCCCTGAGCCTGGCCGGCCGGCGGGCCGACGCGCTGGCCGTGTACCAGAACGCGCGCGAACTGCTGGTGGCCGAGTTGGGCATCGAACCGGGGGCGCAGCTGCGCCAGCTGCACCAGTCGGTGCTGCGCGGCGAAGACCCGGCCGTGGCGCGGCCCCGGAGTGCGGCGCCGGCGTGGTCCGCGGTGTGCCAGCTGCCGCCGACCCAGCCGGGCTTCGTCGGCCGGGAGGAACTGCTCGACCGGCTCGCGGTGCTGCTGGCCCCGGGCGCGGCGGTGCCGGTGGTGGCGCTCTCCGGCCAGCCCGGGGTGGGCAAGAGCGCGCTGGCGGTGGTGCTCGGCCACCGGACCCGGGCGGCGTTCCCCGATGGACAGCTGTACGTCCACCTGGCCGGCGCGTCGGCGGCGCCCCGCGATCCCGGTGCGGTCCTGGCCGACCTGCTGCGCTCCCTCGGTACGCCGGAGTCGGCAATCCCGCAGGGGGTGCCCGCGCTGTCCGCGGCGTACCGGGCCCGGGTGGCCGACCGGCGGGTGCTCCTCGTCCTCGACGACGCCGGCGATCCGGCCCAGGTCCGGCCGCTGATCCCGGGCACGCCGGGCAGCGCCGTGCTGGTCACCAGCCGGCGGCGGCTCAGCGGGCTGATCGACGCGCGGCACGTGCCGGTGGCCCCGCTCACCGAGGCGGAGGCGGGCGCGCTGCTGGCGCACGTCGTCGGGGCCGACCGGGTCGCCGACGAGCGGGTCTCCGCCGGGCGGATCGCCACCGCGTGCGGCAACCTGCCGCTCGCGCTGCGCATCGCCGGCACCCGGCTGGCCAGCCGGCCGTGGCGGCTGCGCACGCTGGCCGACCGCCTCGACGACGAGCGCCAGCGCCTCACCGAGTTGGCGGCCGGCGACCAGCAGGTACGCGCCGCGCTCGCGCTCAGCGTGCGGGCCCTGTCGCCGGCCGCGCGGGACGCGTTCGGGCTGCTGGGGGTGCCGGGGCCGACCACCTTCGCGGCCTGGGCGGTGGCCGCCCTGGTCGGAAGGTCCGATGTGGACGCGATCCTCGACGAGCTGGTCGAGGCCAGCCTGCTGGAGCCGGTCTCGTCGGAGCTGGGCGAGCTGCGCTACCGGCTGCACGACCTGCTGCGCATCTACGCCGACGAGCTGGCTGCCGAGGCGGAGGCGGCCCGGCGGGCGGCCCGGCGCCGGCTGCTCGACGCGACCGTGGTCCGGGCCGGGCACGCCGCCGGGCATCTGCCCCGCACCCTGACCTGGTACCGCTCGTCGGGCACCGACCCGGCCGGCGGGGACTGGCTGGCCGCGGAGCTGGACTTCCTCACCGGCGCGGTCACGATGGCGCACGCGGCCGGCGCCGACCAGGAGGCCGTCGACGTCGCCGAGCGGCTCGCGCCGTTCCTGTGGACGCAGGGCCGGTGGAGCGAGCTGCGGGCCGTGCAGCGGGTGGTCCGGCGGGCCGCCGAGCGGATCGGCGACGAGCGGGCGACGGCGCGGGCCGAGTTCCTCGCGGGCGTACTGAGCCTGGTGTGCGGCGACATGGCCGACGCCGCCAAGAGCTTCGCGCACAGCCGGGCCGCGTTCGAGCGCCTCGGCGACCGGCACGGGCTGGCCTGCGTGCTGAGCGACCAGGCGGTGCTGTACGGCTACCAGAACCGCTTCGAGGAGTCCGCCGCGGCGGCGGGGCGCGCGGTGGAGCTCTTCCGGTCCGCGGCCGATCCGGTGGCCGCCGTACTCGCGTCGCCGGCGCTCTCCGCGGCGCTGCGCGGGCTGGGCCGGCTTGACGACGCGCTGGCCGTCGACCGTACCGCCGTGGCGGAGGCGCGCCGGCAGGTCGCCGCCGAGATCGTGGTCGCCCGCGCCCTGAACTCCCTCGCGGTCACCCGGCTGCTGCGCGGCGAGCCGCGGCTGGCGTACACGGCGGCCGCGGAGTCCGCCGACCGGCTGCGTGGCGTGGGCGACCGTTACGTGCTGCTGGCCGCGCTGCGGCACCTCGCCTCGGCCGCCGCGGGACTGGGCCGGCGGCGCGAGGCCGTACGGCTGCTGCAGGAGAGCCACGACCTCGCGGTGCAGCTCGGCGACCGGCTGTGGGCCACCGGGCTGGAGCGCGACCTGGCGGTGAGTTGGATCGGTGACGGTCGCGCCGAGGCCGCCGTGCCGGTGCTGCGGCGGTGCCTGCAGACGTACGACGACATGGACATCCGCTCGGCGAAGTCGGCGACGCTGGACATGCTCGCCCGGGCGTACGACGCGCTCGGTGACCGGGCCGCCGCCCGCGACGCCCGCCGGGGCGCCGACGTCCTCGCCGACGACCGGGATGCCCGCACGCCCGCGCTCTCCAAGATCATCCTGCGGCTGGCGGAAAGTGTCGGTGCTCGCGGGTAG
- a CDS encoding LppU/SCO3897 family protein: protein MYPQSGGQGPQEPWQQGQGGTYYGSANQGQPGQQPPQPPYGQQPGYGQQPGYGQDPSYGQQPGYGQDPSYGQQPGYGQDPSYGQQPGYGQQPGYGQQPGYGQDPSYGQQPGYGQPPASPAPQPAWGQPPVSPAQQPPYGQPPVYGQSPTSGAPQTAYVPQPGYGAPPLPPKKSGSKVLLILGVVFGAFLLLCVGGVVLVALTADDSDTPGASTTPTANSTGDTEVQGNLDKYQKGDCLTISADNDVKEAKCGDPGAYQVLLRKDGTTSETACTDTDATESLYQDGALGTVDDFVLCIKKVA, encoded by the coding sequence ATGTATCCGCAGTCCGGCGGCCAAGGCCCGCAAGAGCCTTGGCAACAGGGGCAGGGCGGTACTTATTACGGCTCGGCTAACCAGGGTCAGCCCGGTCAACAGCCACCGCAGCCGCCGTACGGCCAGCAGCCCGGGTACGGGCAGCAACCCGGGTACGGCCAGGACCCGTCGTACGGCCAGCAGCCCGGCTACGGGCAAGACCCGTCTTACGGCCAGCAGCCCGGCTACGGGCAGGACCCGTCGTACGGCCAGCAACCGGGCTACGGACAGCAGCCCGGCTACGGACAGCAACCGGGCTACGGGCAGGACCCGTCCTACGGCCAGCAGCCCGGGTACGGGCAGCCGCCGGCCTCACCCGCACCGCAGCCGGCTTGGGGACAGCCGCCGGTGTCACCAGCTCAGCAGCCGCCGTACGGGCAGCCGCCGGTCTACGGCCAGTCGCCGACCTCGGGCGCGCCGCAGACGGCGTACGTCCCGCAGCCCGGCTACGGGGCACCGCCACTGCCGCCCAAGAAGAGTGGCAGCAAGGTGCTGCTCATCCTCGGCGTGGTCTTCGGCGCATTCCTGCTGCTCTGCGTCGGCGGCGTCGTACTGGTCGCCCTGACCGCCGACGACTCGGACACCCCGGGCGCCTCGACGACCCCGACGGCGAACTCGACCGGCGACACGGAAGTACAGGGCAACCTGGACAAGTACCAGAAGGGCGACTGCCTGACGATCAGCGCCGACAACGACGTCAAGGAAGCCAAGTGCGGCGACCCCGGCGCGTACCAGGTGCTGCTGCGCAAGGATGGCACCACCAGCGAGACCGCGTGCACCGATACGGACGCCACCGAGTCGCTCTACCAGGACGGCGCCTTGGGCACCGTCGACGACTTCGTGCTCTGCATCAAGAAGGTGGCCTGA
- a CDS encoding MarR family winged helix-turn-helix transcriptional regulator — MDRSLIGQVRRFNRTVAQRIGALDDKFLSRARPIGQARLLWEIGVEGSQVRVLRARLDLDSGYVSRLLRALEADGLVVVDADAEDGRVRTARLTPAGLAERAELDSRSDELAATILHPLSDRQRERLVAAMAEVERLLTASTVRVEVTDPRHPFARHCLAAYFAELADRFDSGFDPARSIPAEDDDLTPPAGLLLVATLHDEPVGCGALKFHGDDPTEVKRMWVAPRARGLGLGRRLLAELEAHAAARGAHTLHLETNRTLSEAIGLYRAAGYEEVDAFNDEPYAHHWFAKRLSPAGGRPGRRAASGRGRNSSR, encoded by the coding sequence ATGGACAGGTCCCTGATCGGGCAGGTACGGCGGTTCAATCGGACGGTCGCGCAGCGGATCGGCGCCCTGGACGACAAGTTCCTGTCCCGGGCCCGGCCCATCGGGCAGGCCCGGCTGTTGTGGGAGATCGGCGTCGAGGGCAGCCAGGTACGCGTGCTGCGGGCCCGGCTCGACCTGGACTCGGGGTACGTCAGCCGGCTCCTGCGCGCGCTGGAGGCCGACGGGCTGGTCGTGGTCGACGCCGACGCCGAGGACGGGCGGGTACGCACGGCGCGGCTTACCCCGGCCGGGCTGGCCGAGCGCGCCGAGCTGGACAGCCGCTCGGACGAGCTGGCCGCCACGATCCTGCACCCGCTCAGCGACCGGCAACGCGAGCGCCTGGTCGCGGCCATGGCCGAGGTCGAGCGGCTGCTCACCGCGTCGACCGTCCGGGTCGAGGTCACGGATCCGCGCCACCCGTTCGCCCGGCACTGCCTGGCGGCGTACTTCGCCGAGCTGGCCGACCGCTTCGACAGCGGCTTCGACCCGGCCCGGAGCATCCCGGCCGAGGACGACGACCTCACGCCGCCGGCCGGCCTGCTGCTGGTGGCGACGCTGCACGACGAGCCGGTCGGCTGCGGCGCGCTCAAGTTTCACGGCGACGACCCGACCGAGGTCAAGCGAATGTGGGTGGCACCCCGGGCGCGCGGGCTCGGGCTGGGCCGGCGGCTGCTCGCCGAACTGGAGGCCCACGCGGCGGCCCGTGGCGCGCACACCCTCCACCTGGAGACCAACCGCACCCTCAGCGAGGCGATCGGCCTCTACCGGGCGGCCGGCTACGAGGAGGTGGATGCCTTCAACGACGAGCCGTACGCCCACCACTGGTTCGCCAAGCGGCTCAGCCCGGCGGGCGGTCGACCTGGGCGGCGAGCCGCTTCGGGGCGAGGACGCAATAGCTCTCGGTGA